Proteins found in one Cellulomonas palmilytica genomic segment:
- the rpsI gene encoding 30S ribosomal protein S9, which produces MAETTVDIDLEGDAPSSYTSETSAPTGRGQSITAPGQALGRRKEAIARVRLVPGTGEWKINGRTLEDYFPNKVHQQLVNSPLKVVDVEGRFDVIVRVTGGGVSGQAGAVRLGIARALNAIDAESNRPALKKAGFLTRDARVVERKKAGLKKARKAPQYSKR; this is translated from the coding sequence GTGGCAGAGACGACGGTCGACATCGACCTCGAGGGCGACGCGCCCAGCAGCTACACCAGCGAGACCTCGGCCCCGACCGGCCGTGGCCAGAGCATCACCGCGCCGGGCCAGGCGCTCGGCCGCCGCAAGGAGGCGATCGCGCGCGTGCGCCTCGTCCCCGGCACCGGTGAGTGGAAGATCAACGGTCGCACCCTCGAGGACTACTTCCCGAACAAGGTGCACCAGCAGCTCGTCAACTCCCCGCTCAAGGTCGTGGACGTCGAGGGTCGCTTCGACGTCATCGTCCGCGTGACCGGTGGTGGCGTGTCCGGCCAGGCCGGTGCCGTCCGCCTCGGCATCGCGCGTGCGCTCAACGCGATCGACGCCGAGTCGAACCGCCCGGCCCTCAAGAAGGCCGGCTTCCTCACGCGTGACGCGCGTGTGGTCGAGCGCAAGAAGGCCGGTCTCAAGAAGGCCCGCAAGGCGCCGCAGTACTCGAAGCGCTGA
- the rplM gene encoding 50S ribosomal protein L13, protein MRTYTPKPGEIERNWYVIDATDVVLGRLATHVATLLRGKHKATFAPHVDGGDFVIVINADKVALTGNKRETKLAYRHSGYPGGLRATPYSELLAKQPERAIEKAVRGMLPKSSLGRQQLGKLKVYAGAEHPHQAQQPKPFEITQVAQQA, encoded by the coding sequence GTGCGTACGTACACCCCGAAGCCGGGCGAGATCGAGCGGAACTGGTACGTCATCGACGCGACCGACGTCGTCCTCGGCCGTCTGGCCACCCACGTGGCCACGCTGCTGCGCGGCAAGCACAAGGCGACCTTCGCGCCGCACGTCGACGGCGGTGACTTCGTCATCGTCATCAACGCGGACAAGGTCGCGCTGACCGGCAACAAGCGCGAGACCAAGCTCGCGTACCGCCACTCCGGCTACCCGGGCGGTCTGCGGGCCACCCCGTACTCGGAGCTCCTGGCCAAGCAGCCCGAGCGGGCGATCGAGAAGGCTGTCCGGGGCATGCTCCCGAAGAGCTCGCTCGGCCGTCAGCAGCTCGGCAAGCTCAAGGTCTACGCGGGCGCCGAGCACCCGCACCAGGCGCAGCAGCCGAAGCCGTTCGAGATCACCCAGGTCGCGCAGCAGGCCTGA
- a CDS encoding LysR family transcriptional regulator ArgP, translating to MNLDAEQLRALAAVLDEGTFDAAAARLHVTPSAVSQRVRALEQRVGRVLVVRARPCRATEPGAVLARLAGQLALLERDAVAKLGGTRSDAASDESAAGSPTRLTVAVNADSLSSWFPAALVGLPEGVVVDLRREDQDRTAELLRDGTVTAAVTADAHAVQGCRVRPLGAMRYLALVAPAARDRWFPDGVDGSSLARAPMVAFNRADTLQHRFAAALVGREVGPPVHYVPSNAAFLEVLAAGLGWGMAPESAAGSGLADGTLVDLAPGRWLDVPLYWQHWSLRTPTLDDLTTRVVRAATTALR from the coding sequence ATGAACCTGGATGCCGAGCAGCTCCGCGCGCTCGCGGCCGTGCTCGACGAGGGCACGTTCGACGCCGCCGCCGCCCGCCTGCACGTCACCCCGTCCGCCGTGAGCCAGCGCGTGCGCGCGCTCGAGCAACGGGTCGGCCGCGTGCTCGTCGTGCGTGCGCGGCCGTGCCGCGCGACCGAACCCGGCGCGGTGCTCGCGCGCCTGGCGGGTCAGCTCGCGCTGCTCGAGCGCGACGCCGTGGCCAAGCTCGGGGGCACGAGGTCCGACGCCGCGTCCGACGAGAGTGCGGCCGGATCGCCCACGCGGCTCACGGTCGCCGTCAACGCCGACTCGCTGTCGAGCTGGTTCCCCGCCGCGCTCGTCGGGCTGCCCGAGGGCGTCGTCGTCGACCTGCGACGCGAGGACCAGGACCGCACGGCCGAGCTCCTGCGCGACGGCACCGTCACCGCGGCGGTCACGGCCGACGCGCACGCCGTCCAGGGCTGCCGGGTCCGGCCGCTCGGCGCGATGCGGTACCTCGCGCTCGTCGCCCCCGCGGCCCGCGACCGCTGGTTCCCCGACGGGGTCGACGGCTCGTCGCTCGCGCGGGCCCCGATGGTCGCGTTCAACCGCGCCGACACGCTGCAGCACCGGTTCGCCGCGGCGCTCGTCGGACGCGAGGTCGGCCCGCCGGTGCACTACGTGCCGTCCAACGCCGCGTTCCTCGAGGTGCTCGCCGCGGGGCTCGGCTGGGGGATGGCGCCGGAGTCCGCCGCCGGGTCGGGGCTCGCGGACGGCACGCTCGTCGACCTCGCGCCGGGCCGCTGGCTCGACGTCCCGCTCTACTGGCAGCACTGGTCCCTGCGCACCCCGACCCTCGACGACCTCACCACCCGAGTCGTCCGCGCCGCCACCACCGCCCTCCGCTGA
- a CDS encoding LysE/ArgO family amino acid transporter, which yields MPSLLGALAAGFVTCLGLIVAIGAQNAFVLRQGIRREHVAVVVALCLTGDVVLTAAGIAGLGPLVSAHPAALTVTRWCGAVFLAWLAVAAVRRARHPERLDPAAAGPASRRSVVTTCLALTFLNPHVYLDTVVLLGSLAHVQPHPWGFGVGVVLGSAGWFSALGFGATRLAPLFARPRAWQVLDLVVAAVMATLAVTLVVA from the coding sequence GTGCCCTCCCTCCTCGGTGCCCTCGCGGCCGGGTTCGTCACGTGCCTCGGCCTGATCGTCGCGATCGGGGCGCAGAACGCGTTCGTCCTGCGTCAGGGCATCCGCCGCGAGCACGTCGCGGTCGTCGTCGCGCTGTGCCTCACCGGCGACGTCGTGCTCACCGCGGCGGGGATCGCGGGGCTCGGGCCGCTCGTGTCGGCGCACCCGGCGGCCCTGACCGTGACGCGCTGGTGCGGTGCGGTCTTCCTCGCCTGGCTCGCCGTCGCGGCCGTGCGCCGCGCCCGCCACCCCGAGCGCCTCGACCCCGCCGCGGCCGGCCCCGCGTCGCGGCGCAGCGTGGTCACCACGTGCCTCGCGCTGACGTTCCTCAACCCGCACGTGTACCTGGACACGGTCGTGCTGCTCGGTTCGCTCGCGCACGTGCAGCCGCACCCGTGGGGGTTCGGCGTGGGCGTGGTGCTCGGCAGCGCGGGCTGGTTCAGCGCGCTGGGCTTCGGGGCGACGCGGCTCGCGCCGCTGTTCGCCCGGCCGCGCGCGTGGCAGGTGCTCGACCTCGTCGTCGCCGCCGTCATGGCGACGCTGGCGGTCACGCTCGTCGTCGCCTGA
- a CDS encoding ABC-F family ATP-binding cassette domain-containing protein, producing the protein MGHLDVMGVGYVLPDGRPLLDDVTFRVGDGARVALVGPNGVGKSTLLRIVTGDEQAHAGSVARSGGLGVMRQDVGRIDDDRSIRDLLASLAPAAVRDAAAELTAAELAMMQVDDEPAQLRYAQALVDWADVGGYEAEAGWDRVTDAVLSIPFERAQYREVRTLSGGEQKRLVLEALLRGPDEVLLLDEPDNALDVPTKRWLEDRLVTAGKTVLLVSHDRELLSRVATHVATLEPSPAGASVWVHGGSFATYHEAREERLSRADELLRRWEEEHTKLRTLVTTLKQKAAYNDGMSSRYQAAQTRLRKFEDAGPPAVRVREQSVTMRLRGGRTAKRAVVAKHLELTGLMQPFDLEVFYGERVAVLGSNGSGKSHFLRLLAGGGSDPGPEHEPADDAVVEPVEHTGTVVLGSRVRPGWFAQNRTHLDLEGRTLLDILHRGDGRRAGLGREQASRALDRYELVAQAEQRYETLSGGQQARFQILLLELGGATLLLLDEPTDNLDLHSAEALEDGLAAFDGTVLAVTHDRWFTRTFDRYLVFGADGRVRETPTAVWDEGRVDRVR; encoded by the coding sequence GTGGGACACCTCGACGTCATGGGTGTCGGGTACGTGCTGCCCGACGGCCGACCGCTGCTCGACGACGTCACGTTCCGGGTGGGCGACGGTGCGCGGGTCGCGCTCGTCGGCCCCAACGGGGTGGGCAAGTCCACGCTGCTGCGCATCGTGACGGGCGACGAGCAGGCCCACGCCGGTTCGGTCGCGCGGTCCGGTGGGCTGGGCGTCATGCGCCAGGACGTGGGGCGCATCGACGACGACCGCAGCATCCGGGACCTGCTCGCCTCGCTCGCGCCCGCGGCGGTGCGTGACGCGGCCGCCGAGCTCACCGCGGCCGAGCTCGCGATGATGCAGGTCGACGACGAGCCCGCGCAGCTGCGGTACGCGCAGGCCCTCGTCGACTGGGCGGACGTCGGCGGGTACGAGGCCGAGGCGGGCTGGGACCGGGTGACCGACGCGGTGCTGTCGATCCCGTTCGAGCGCGCGCAGTACCGCGAGGTCCGCACGCTGTCCGGCGGCGAGCAGAAGCGGCTCGTCCTGGAGGCCCTGCTGCGCGGTCCCGACGAGGTCCTGCTGCTCGACGAGCCCGACAACGCGCTCGACGTGCCCACCAAGCGCTGGCTCGAGGACAGGCTCGTCACCGCGGGCAAGACCGTGCTGCTGGTGAGTCACGACCGCGAGCTGCTGTCCCGCGTCGCCACGCACGTCGCGACGCTCGAGCCGTCGCCCGCGGGCGCGTCGGTGTGGGTGCACGGCGGGAGCTTCGCGACGTACCACGAGGCCCGCGAGGAGCGTCTGAGCCGGGCCGACGAGCTGCTGCGCCGCTGGGAGGAGGAGCACACCAAGCTCCGCACGCTCGTCACGACGCTCAAGCAGAAGGCCGCTTACAACGACGGCATGTCCTCGCGCTACCAGGCCGCGCAGACCCGCCTGCGCAAGTTCGAGGATGCCGGCCCGCCCGCGGTGCGCGTGCGCGAGCAGTCGGTGACGATGCGCCTGCGCGGCGGCCGCACCGCCAAGCGCGCGGTCGTCGCGAAGCACCTCGAGCTGACCGGGCTCATGCAGCCGTTCGACCTCGAGGTGTTCTACGGCGAGCGCGTCGCGGTCCTCGGCTCCAACGGCTCGGGCAAGTCGCACTTCCTGCGGCTGCTCGCGGGCGGCGGCTCGGACCCGGGCCCGGAGCACGAGCCCGCCGACGACGCCGTGGTCGAGCCGGTCGAGCACACCGGCACCGTGGTGCTCGGCTCGCGCGTGCGGCCCGGCTGGTTCGCCCAGAACCGCACCCACCTCGACCTCGAGGGGCGCACGCTGCTCGACATCTTGCACCGCGGCGACGGCCGCCGCGCGGGCCTGGGGCGCGAGCAGGCGAGCCGGGCGCTCGACCGGTACGAGCTCGTCGCGCAGGCCGAGCAGCGCTACGAGACGCTGTCCGGCGGTCAGCAGGCGCGGTTCCAGATCCTGCTGCTCGAGCTCGGCGGCGCGACCCTGCTGCTGCTCGACGAGCCCACCGACAACCTCGACCTCCACTCGGCCGAGGCGCTCGAGGACGGGCTCGCGGCGTTCGACGGCACGGTCCTGGCCGTCACGCACGACCGCTGGTTCACGCGCACGTTCGACCGCTACCTCGTGTTCGGCGCGGACGGCCGCGTGCGCGAGACGCCGACCGCCGTGTGGGACGAGGGGCGCGTCGACCGCGTGCGCTGA